One part of the Phacochoerus africanus isolate WHEZ1 chromosome 7, ROS_Pafr_v1, whole genome shotgun sequence genome encodes these proteins:
- the SSTR3 gene encoding somatostatin receptor type 3 produces the protein MDTPGYPSLVPTTSEPGNASSAWSLDAVLGNGSSVPSVAGLAVRGILIPLVYLVVCVVGLLGNSLVIYVVLRQTASPSVTSIYILNLALADELFMLGLPFLAAQNALSYWPFGSLMCRLVMAVDGINQFTSIFCLTVMSVDRYLAVVHPTRSARWRTAPVARMVSAAVWVASAVVVLPVVVFSGVPRGMSTCHMQWPEPAAAWRAGFIIYTAALGFFGPLLVICLCYLLIVVKVRSAGRRVRAPSCQRRRPSERRVTRMVVAVVALFVLCWMPFYVLNIINVVCPLPEEPAFFGLYFLVVALPYANSCANPILYGFLSYRFKQGFRRVLLRPSRRVRNQEPPVGPPEKTEEEEEDGGEHEKEGAGNQGERKEMNGRVIQITQPGPSGQERPPSGTASKEHQFLPQEPSAGDKSGPLHISYL, from the coding sequence ATGGACACCCCTGGTTATCCTTCCCTGGTGCCCACAACCTCGGAACCCGGGAACGCCTCCTCGGCCTGGTCTCTGGATGCTGTCCTTGGAAATGGGTCCTCGGTGCCGAGTGTGGCCGGGCTGGCTGTCCGTGGCATTCTGATTCCCCTGGTCTACCTGGTGGTGTGTGTGGTGGGCCTGCTGGGCAACTCGCTGGTCATCTACGTGGTCCTGCGGCAGACGGCCAGCCCGTCCGTCACCAGCATCTACATCCTCAACCTGGCGCTGGCCGATGAGCTCTTCATGCTGGGGCTGCCCTTCCTGGCCGCCCAGAACGCCCTGTCCTACTGGCCCTTCGGCTCCCTCATGTGCCGCCTGGTCATGGCCGTGGACGGCATCAACCAGTTCACCAGCATCTTCTGCCTCACCGTCATGAGCGTGGACCGCTACCTGGCGGTGGTGCATCCCACCCGCTCAGCCCGCTGGCGCACGGCGCCCGTGGCCCGCATGGTCAGTGCGGCCGTCTGGGTGGCCTCAGCCGTGGTGGTGCTGCCCGTGGTGGTCTTCTCCGGGGTGCCCCGTGGCATGAGCACCTGCCACATGCAGTGGCCCGAGCCGGCAGCGGCCTGGCGGGCCGGCTTCATCATCTACACGGCTGCGCTGGGCTTCTTTGGGCCGCTGCTGGTCATCTGCCTCTGCTACCTGCTCATCGTGGTCAAGGTGCGCTCGGCTGGGCGGCGGGTGCGGGCACCCTCGTGCCAGCGGCGGCGGCCGTCTGAGCGCAGGGTCACGCGCATGGTGGTGGCCGTGGTGGCGCTCTTCGTCCTCTGCTGGATGCCCTTCTATGTGCTCAACATCATCAATGTGGTGTGCCCTCTGCCCGAGGAGCCCGCCTTCTTCGGCCTCTACTTCCTGGTGGTGGCACTGCCCTATGCCAACAGCTGCGCCAACCCCATCCTCTATGGCTTTCTCTCCTACCGCTTCAAGCAGGGCTTCCGCAGGGTCCTGCTGCGGCCCTCCCGCCGCGTGCGCAACCAGGAGCCTCCCGTGGGCCCTCCAGAGAAGacggaggaggaagaagaggacgGAGGGGAGCATGagaaggagggggcagggaacCAGGGGGAACGGAAAGAGATGAATGGCCGGGTCATCCAGATCACACAGCCTGGTCCCAGCGGGCAGGAGAGGCCACCCAGTGGCACCGCCAGCAAGGAGCATCAGTTCCTACCCCAAGAACCCTCGGCTGGGGACAAGTCGGGCCCACTGCACATCAGCTATCTCTAG
- the C1QTNF6 gene encoding complement C1q tumor necrosis factor-related protein 6, protein MGRAALGLLWAVLLFPVSTSGIPTEEPTSGEAVASRSSRHCRRCCDPQDPLVLADAPEVSSASPSALPYVLPEVRPYVNITILKGDKGDRGLLGTPGKLGREGPRGERGPQGTKGAKGQAGSPGSPCQMRFSAFSVGRKTALHSSEGFQPLLFDTVFVNPDGHFDLAAGHFVAPLRGLYFFSLNVHSWNFKETYVHVVHNDKAAVILYAQPSDRSIMQSQSVMLALAPGDRVWARLFKRERENAVYSDDIDTYITFSGHLIKPEDD, encoded by the exons ATGGGGAGAGCTGCCCTGGGCCTTCTCTGGGCAGTGCTCCTGTTCCCTGTCTCCACATCTGGAATCCCCACTGAGGAGCCCACGTCTGGGGAAGCCGTGGCCTCCAGGTCCTCCAGGCACTGTCGACGATGCTGTGACCCCCAGGACCCCCTGGTCCTTGCTGATGCCCCCGAGGTATCCTCGGCCTCTCCGTCTGCCCTGCCCTATGTGCTGCCTGAGGTCAGGCCCTACGTTAATATCACCATCCTAAAGG GTGACAAAGGGGACCGAGGCCTGCTGGGCACACCCGGGaagctgggcagggagggaccCCGGGGGGAACGCGGCCCCCAGGGCACCAAAGGTGCCAAGGGGCAGGCGGGCAGCCCTGGCAGCCCGTGCCAGATGCGCTTCTCGGCCTTCTCCGTGGGCCGCAAGACGGCCCTGCACAGTAGCGAGGGTTTCCAGCCGCTGCTCTTCGACACGGTCTTCGTGAACCCGGATGGGCACTTCGACCTGGCTGCCGGCCACTTCGTCGCCCCCCTGCGTGGCCTCTACTTCTTCAGCCTCAACGTGCACAGCTGGAACTTCAAGGAGACCTACGTGCATGTCGTGCACAACGACAAGGCGGCCGTCATCCTGTACGCGCAGCCCAGCGACCGCAGCATCATGCAGAGCCAGAGCGTGATGTTGGCCCTGGCCCCGGGGGACCGCGTCTGGGCGCGGCTCTTCAAACGCGAGCGTGAGAATGCTGTCTACAGCGATGACATTGATACCTACATCACCTTCAGTGGCCACCTCATCAAGCCCGAGGATGATTAG